In Dromaius novaehollandiae isolate bDroNov1 chromosome 3, bDroNov1.hap1, whole genome shotgun sequence, the following are encoded in one genomic region:
- the CTSB gene encoding cathepsin B, giving the protein MWQSVSVLCVLVAFANARSIPHYPPLSSDLVNHINKLNTTWKAGHNFHNTDMSYVKKLCGTFLGGPKLPVRVDFAADMDLPDNFDSRKQWPNCPTINEIRDQGSCGSCWAFGAVEAISDRICVHTNAKVNVEVSAEDLLSCCGFECGMGCNGGYPAGAWRYWTERGLVSGGLYDSHVGCRPYSIPPCEHHVNGSRPPCTGEGGETPRCERRCEPGYSPSYKEDKHYGITSYGVPHSEKEIMAEIYKNGPVEGAFIVYEDFLMYKSGVYQHVSGEQVGGHAIRILGWGTENGTAYWLAANSWNTDWGDNGFFKILRGEDHCGIESEVVAGIPSTMQYWKKM; this is encoded by the exons ATGTGGCAGTCTGTGTCTGTCCTGTGTGTCCTGGTGGCCTTTGCCAATGCCCGGAGCATTCCTCACTACCCTCCCCTCTCCAGTGACTTGGTTAACCACATAAACAAGCTCAACACCACCTGGAAG GCAGGGCACAACTTCCACAACACTGATATGAGTTATGTGAAGAAGCTCTGTGGCACGTTCCTGGGCGGGCCCAAGCTCCCTGTCAG GGTAGATTTTGCTGCAGATATGGACTTGCCAGATAACTTTGACTCACGGAAGCAGTGGCCCAACTGCCCAACCATCAATGAGATAAGAGACCAGGGCTCCTGTGGCTCTTGCTGG GCATTTGGTGCTGTAGAAGCCATTTCAGACAGAATCTGTGTTCATACGAATGCCAAGGTGAACGTGGAGGTCTCGGCAGAGGACTTGTTGTCATGTTGCGGCTTTGAGTGTGGCATGGG GTGCAATGGTGGATATCCCGCTGGTGCGTGGAGGTACTGGACAGAGAGGGGCCTTGTGTCTGGTGGTCTCTATGACTCCCATGTAG GCTGCCGTCCCTACTCCATCCCTCCTTGCGAGCACCATGTCAACGGCTCCCGGCCACCATGCACGGGTGAAGGTGGGGAAACGCCCAGGTGTGAGCGACGCTGTGAACCCGGCTACTCACCTTCATACAAGGAGGATAAGCACTACG GCATCACATCCTATGGTGTCCCTCACAGCGAGAAGGAGATCATGGCCGAGATCTACAAGAATGGCCCAGTGGAAGGAGCCTTTATCGTCTACGAGGACTTCCTCATGTACAAGTCCG GGGTGTACCAGCATGTGTCTGGGGAGCAGGTTGGAGGCCACGCAATCCGGATCCTTGGCTGGGGGACTGAAAATGGCACTGCTTACTGGCTGGCTGCAAACTCCTGGAATACTGACTGGGGTGATAATG GCTTCTTCAAAATCCTCCGAGGAGAGGACCACTGTGGCATCGAGTCAGAGGTTGTGGCTGGCATCCCTAGTACGATGCAGTACTGGAAGAAGATGTAA